One genomic segment of Stenotrophomonas sp. 704A1 includes these proteins:
- a CDS encoding helix-turn-helix domain-containing protein, which translates to MVDGGVEGGGDSDLRSIDLATLSGVLRVCDVELLLLDGNGPRAAFASRVHEEALFCSISCGFHCRGRFMLPPDWAMLGYLHTTDDALSWCHGVPLTPGMALTVMPEGISEFTLSPGTQMTLMLVPVARVQRKLTELSLRNTPPAGQALSLFNLSSEAVPLARHYQQLHVQLGQGSGLPPEETEHLLHEHIQALLGAGPADRPGCSRARRTHYLIAQRAENFMRLNLRRNIYMNEICDAAGVSERGLRYAFEDLFGTSPNRYLSMLRLCAACRSLSMADSSRRSVKAIALSCGLWDLSRFADNYRKVFGELPRDTLMRAPAQLGQPA; encoded by the coding sequence ATGGTCGATGGTGGGGTGGAAGGCGGCGGCGACAGCGATCTCAGGTCGATCGACCTGGCGACACTGAGCGGCGTGCTTCGCGTGTGCGATGTGGAACTGTTGCTGCTTGACGGCAATGGTCCGCGTGCCGCGTTCGCGTCACGCGTGCATGAGGAAGCGCTGTTCTGCAGCATCAGCTGTGGTTTCCATTGTCGTGGCCGCTTCATGCTGCCGCCGGACTGGGCCATGCTCGGTTACCTGCACACCACCGACGATGCCCTGAGCTGGTGCCACGGCGTGCCGCTGACCCCGGGCATGGCGTTGACGGTGATGCCCGAGGGCATCAGTGAGTTCACCCTGAGCCCCGGCACCCAGATGACCCTGATGCTGGTGCCGGTGGCACGTGTGCAGCGCAAACTGACCGAACTGAGCCTGCGCAATACGCCGCCGGCCGGGCAGGCGCTGTCGCTGTTCAATCTGAGCAGCGAGGCGGTGCCGCTGGCCCGCCATTATCAGCAGCTTCACGTGCAGCTGGGGCAGGGCAGTGGCCTGCCACCGGAAGAGACCGAGCACCTGCTGCACGAACATATCCAGGCGCTGCTGGGCGCGGGCCCGGCGGACCGGCCCGGCTGCAGCCGGGCGCGGCGTACGCATTACCTGATTGCCCAGCGCGCCGAGAATTTCATGCGCCTCAACCTGCGCCGCAACATCTACATGAATGAGATCTGCGACGCCGCCGGGGTCAGCGAACGCGGTCTGCGCTATGCCTTCGAGGATCTGTTCGGGACCTCGCCGAACCGTTATCTGTCAATGCTGCGGCTGTGTGCAGCGTGCCGCAGCCTGTCGATGGCCGATTCCAGCCGGCGCTCGGTCAAGGCGATCGCGCTGAGCTGCGGGCTGTGGGACCTGTCGCGCTTCGCGGACAATTACCGGAAGGTATTCGGCGAACTGCCGCGGGATACCCTGATGCGGGCGCCGGCGCAGCTCGGGCAGCCGGCCTGA